A genomic window from Salvelinus namaycush isolate Seneca chromosome 21, SaNama_1.0, whole genome shotgun sequence includes:
- the LOC120066701 gene encoding ras association domain-containing protein 10-like: MKVCVTFPSTTEKWNRGVERRAETLISNWVKGFSSMEQDECKVSVWVCREEKLVSGLSKRTTCSDVVKVLLEDQNLKQGASAVMLSGTPQSYCIVEKWRGFERILPNKTKILHLWSAWGDEQENVRFVLVKNEASLPNNGPRSAEARVVQSKDSPCVFKGAAKTTMAFSQEKQRRIVRKAFRKLDKINKKKEETVPKDTSSVEKMETLVHLVISQDHTIRQQIKRIKELDRDIERYEANVHFDRIKKHGINYVQDTYMVESSAKADPTENVPCSAEAIAQFEEYALCCEEVLRLQEELTEREALMDIITGEIQEELNQRWMKRRQDELSGKDTDSIGESVDIPVSAMAPKAGVAAQETTVDSLSENDLVLEEERIKIQLDTSLYIGLRLNTDSETIKGDLDLSQELWDAKEKELTDLLAKMDSMDLNNEKLPDDYKEPSGVTETEMLPSLEKSSGWVEQARGLSKTSNTNDEDSDTGLSSMHSQDSDNTPVCESLV, translated from the coding sequence ATGAAGGTGTGTGTCACTTTTCCCTCTACAACTGAAAAGTGGAACCGAGGAGTCGAAAGGAGAGCAGAAACTTTAATCAGCAATTGGGTTAAAGGTTTTTCCAGTATGGAGCAGGATGAATGCAAGGTATCAGTATGGGTCTGCCGGGAGGAGAAACTGGTCTCCGGGCTGTCCAAGCGCACCACCTGCTCCGATGTTGTCAAAGTTCTACTGGAGGACCAAAACTTGAAGCAAGGTGCGTCAGCGGTGATGCTATCTGGGACCCCCCAGTCTTACTGCATAGTGGAGAAATGGAGAGGCTTTGAGAGGATTTTACCCAATAAAACCAAAATCCTGCATCTCTGGAGCGCCTGGGGAGATGAGCAGGAAAATGTGAGGTTTGTGTTGGTGAAGAATGAGGCATCGTTACCGAACAACGGACCCAGGAGCGCCGAGGCGCGGGTCGTTCAGAGCAAAGACAGTCCGTGCGTATTCAAGGGAGCAGCCAAGACCACAATGGCTTTCTCGCAAGAAAAGCAGCGGAGGATTGTTAGAAAAGCTTTTAGAAAGTTGGACAAAATTAACAAAAAGAAAGAGGAGACTGTTCCTAAAGATACATCCTCAGTGGAGAAAATGGAAACATTGGTGCACTTGGTTATATCTCAAGATCACACCATCCGCCAACAGATCAAAAGGATCAAAGAATTAGATAGGGATATAGAGAGGTATGAGGCAAACGTGCATTTTGACAGAATTAAGAAACATGGTATCAATTATGTGCAGGACACATACATGGTGGAGTCAAGCGCGAAGGCTGATCCAACAGAGAACGTGCCATGTTCAGCGGAGGCTATCGCACAGTTTGAGGAGTACGCGCTCTGTTGCGAGGAGGTCCTGCGACTTCAGGAGGAGTTGACAGAACGCGAAGCTCTCATGGACATCATCACAGGTGAGATTCAGGAGGAGCTGAACCAAAGGTGGATGAAAAGACGGCAAGATGAGCTGTCGGGCAAAGATACCGACAGTATTGGGGAGTCTGTAGACATCCCCGTGTCTGCAATGGCTCCAAAGGCAGGCGTCGCTGCTCAAGAGACAACTGTGGACAGTTTATCAGAGAACGACTTGGTTTTAGAGGAGGAGAGAATCAAAATACAGCTGGATACTAGTTTATATATTGGTCTTCGTTTGAACACGGATTCAGAGACTATTAAGGGTGATTTGGACTTAAGCCAGGAGCTGTGGGACGCAAAAGAAAAAGAACTAACGGATTTGCTCGCAAAAATGGACTCTATGGATTTAAATAATGAGAAGTTACCCGATGATTACAAAGAACCCTCTGGTGTCACTGAGACTGAAATGTTGCCTTCTTTGGAGAAGAGCAGTGGGTGGGTGGAGCAGGCCAGAGGTCTCTCCAAGACCAGCAACACGAACGATGAGGACTCAGACACGGGGCTGAGCTCCATGCATAGCCAGGACTCTGACAATACACCTGTTTGTGAATCACTAGTGTAA